A single genomic interval of Flavobacteriales bacterium harbors:
- the bamA gene encoding outer membrane protein assembly factor BamA, protein MNTRIALLLLPVLLGLSSTAQVDEPRYMDPAVPRELEIGGITVTGTSTVDVNAVMLFSGLKVGQQVTLPGPRIADAIRNIWEQKLFSDVRIEAAEIRGRTVFLNIVVTEMPRLSRFKFEGVTKSDADKLRERMELTRGQQVNEGLLTNTRGTIRSYYMEKGFLKADADIEQRTDSLMENSVLLIINVKKGRRVRIKDVVFTGNEALTDAKLRRAMKKTRRRLWYNPFASSKFQAKAYRVDKENLLDTYNEKGYRNAAIVRDTTWFVNDRRLMVEIEVEEGRRFYFRDVRFSGNTKHSDRELMDILNIKRGDVYNKKVLDSRMYMNQTGRDISSLYMDDGYLSFYPEVIEVAEGDSIDLDIRLREGKQYRVRNVLVKGNTKTNEHVIRREIRTKPGQLFNRSDVLRTQRELANLGYFDAEKMGVNPLQDARTGTVDLEYTVEERPSDRLELSGGWGAGRLVLSLGLSFTNFSLRNITKPDAWQPLPAGDGQTLNLRAQTNGRFFQSYSLSFVEPWLGGRKPNALSISAFHSAQTNGETKFVNTEDGRVANPLRQSLLITGGSVGLGKRLTWPDDYFLLRQTISYQLYDLRNWNQLFAFNNGQSNVLSYQIQLSRNSVDQPFFARSGSDISLSLKATPPYSWFQPGRDFASEPADQRYNWAEFHKWKFTTQWFTRITRSKSGHDLVLMTRAGFGFLGRYSKNLGNSPFERFYLGGSALTGFQLDGREIVGLRGYDDLSLAPSTGNFLINKYTAELRFPISLNPSATIYMLTFAEAGNTWGVFDRYDPFQLYRSAGVGLRLFLPMFGPMGLDYGWRFDDVPDRPAMAPGQFHFTIGIDLGEL, encoded by the coding sequence GTGAACACGCGGATCGCTCTGCTCCTGCTCCCGGTGCTCCTGGGGCTTTCCTCCACGGCGCAAGTGGACGAGCCGCGGTACATGGACCCGGCCGTGCCCCGCGAGCTCGAGATCGGCGGCATCACCGTCACGGGCACCAGCACCGTGGATGTCAATGCCGTGATGCTCTTCAGCGGGCTGAAGGTGGGCCAGCAGGTGACCCTGCCCGGACCACGCATCGCCGACGCCATCCGGAACATCTGGGAGCAGAAGCTCTTCAGCGATGTGCGGATCGAAGCCGCCGAGATCCGCGGCCGCACGGTGTTCCTCAACATCGTGGTCACCGAGATGCCCAGGCTCTCACGGTTCAAGTTCGAGGGCGTCACCAAGAGCGATGCCGACAAGCTGCGCGAGCGCATGGAGCTCACGCGCGGGCAACAGGTGAACGAAGGCCTCCTGACCAATACGCGCGGCACCATCCGCTCGTACTACATGGAGAAGGGCTTCCTGAAGGCCGACGCCGACATCGAGCAGCGCACCGACTCGCTGATGGAGAACAGCGTGCTGCTCATCATCAACGTGAAGAAGGGCAGGCGCGTGCGGATCAAGGATGTGGTGTTCACCGGCAACGAGGCCCTCACCGACGCCAAGCTGCGCCGGGCGATGAAGAAGACCCGCCGCCGCCTATGGTACAATCCCTTCGCATCCAGCAAGTTCCAGGCGAAGGCGTACCGGGTGGACAAGGAGAACCTCCTGGACACCTACAACGAGAAGGGCTATCGCAATGCGGCCATCGTGCGCGACACCACCTGGTTCGTGAACGACCGGCGCCTGATGGTGGAGATCGAGGTGGAGGAGGGCCGACGCTTCTACTTCCGCGATGTCCGCTTCAGCGGCAACACCAAGCACAGCGACCGCGAGCTGATGGACATCCTCAACATCAAGCGGGGCGACGTCTACAACAAGAAGGTGCTCGACAGCCGGATGTACATGAACCAGACCGGTCGCGACATCAGTTCGCTTTACATGGACGACGGCTACCTCTCGTTCTATCCGGAGGTGATCGAGGTGGCGGAAGGGGACAGCATCGATCTGGACATCCGGCTGCGCGAGGGCAAGCAGTACCGGGTGCGCAATGTGCTGGTGAAGGGCAACACCAAGACCAATGAGCATGTGATCCGGCGGGAGATCCGCACCAAGCCGGGGCAGCTGTTCAACCGCAGCGACGTGCTGCGCACCCAGCGCGAACTGGCCAACCTGGGGTATTTCGACGCCGAGAAGATGGGCGTGAACCCGCTCCAGGACGCGCGCACGGGAACGGTGGACCTGGAGTACACCGTGGAGGAACGCCCCAGCGACCGCCTGGAGCTCAGCGGCGGCTGGGGAGCGGGACGGCTGGTGCTGTCGCTCGGCCTGTCCTTCACCAACTTCAGCCTGCGCAACATCACGAAGCCCGATGCCTGGCAGCCCCTGCCGGCCGGCGACGGTCAGACCCTGAACCTGCGGGCCCAGACCAACGGCCGCTTCTTCCAGAGCTACAGCCTCAGTTTCGTGGAGCCGTGGCTGGGGGGCCGGAAACCCAATGCCCTGAGCATCTCGGCCTTCCATTCGGCCCAGACCAACGGCGAGACCAAATTCGTGAACACGGAGGATGGTCGGGTGGCCAACCCCCTGCGGCAGTCGTTGCTCATCACCGGCGGCTCCGTGGGCCTGGGCAAGCGCCTGACCTGGCCGGACGACTACTTCCTGCTGAGGCAGACCATCAGCTACCAGTTGTACGACCTGCGCAATTGGAACCAGCTCTTCGCGTTCAACAACGGCCAGAGCAACGTCCTGTCCTACCAGATCCAGCTCTCGCGCAACTCGGTGGACCAGCCCTTCTTCGCCCGCAGCGGATCGGACATCTCCCTCAGCCTGAAGGCCACGCCGCCGTACTCGTGGTTCCAGCCGGGGCGCGACTTCGCCTCGGAGCCCGCGGACCAGCGCTACAACTGGGCCGAGTTCCACAAGTGGAAGTTCACCACCCAGTGGTTCACACGGATCACCCGCAGCAAGAGCGGACACGACCTGGTGCTGATGACCCGTGCGGGCTTCGGCTTCCTGGGCCGCTACTCGAAGAACCTCGGCAACAGCCCGTTCGAGCGGTTCTACCTGGGTGGAAGTGCGCTCACCGGGTTCCAGCTCGATGGCCGCGAGATCGTGGGCCTGCGCGGCTACGACGACCTCTCCCTGGCGCCCAGCACGGGCAATTTCCTCATCAACAAGTACACCGCCGAACTGCGCTTCCCCATCTCGCTGAACCCCTCGGCCACCATCTACATGCTCACCTTCGCCGAGGCCGGCAACACCTGGGGCGTGTTCGACCGGTACGACCCCTTCCAGCTCTATCGGTCGGCCGGCGTGGGCCTGCGCCTCTTCCTGCCCATGTTCGGGCCCATGGGTCTTGATTACGGCTGGCGCTTCGACGATGTGCCCGACCGACCGGCCATGGCCCCGGGGCAGTTCCACTTCACGATCGGCATCGATCTTGGGGAGCTCTGA
- a CDS encoding isoprenyl transferase, whose amino-acid sequence MDLKARIDPARVPAHVAIIMDGNGRWATRQGEHRVVGHTSGVKAVRDTLVGATEIGIRHLTLYAFSTENWNRPQAEVDALMDLLVRTLMSEVDSLNENGVRLNAIGDLESLPGDCHATLREAMSRTAHNDRITLTLALSYSARWELVRMARLLAQEVREGRLRAEDIDEAAVAAHLTTAGMPDPELLIRTSGEQRVSNYLLWQIAYAELYFSSVLWPDFRKEDLFEAVLDYQSRERRFGLISEQVNPR is encoded by the coding sequence ATGGACCTGAAGGCCCGCATCGATCCCGCCCGGGTGCCCGCCCACGTGGCCATCATCATGGATGGCAACGGCCGCTGGGCCACACGCCAGGGCGAACACCGTGTGGTGGGCCACACCAGCGGGGTGAAGGCCGTGCGGGACACACTCGTGGGCGCCACCGAGATCGGCATACGCCACCTCACCCTGTACGCGTTCAGCACCGAGAACTGGAACCGCCCCCAGGCGGAAGTGGACGCCCTGATGGACCTGCTGGTGCGCACGTTGATGAGCGAAGTGGACAGCCTGAACGAGAACGGGGTGCGGCTCAACGCCATCGGCGACCTGGAAAGCCTGCCGGGCGACTGCCACGCCACGCTTCGGGAGGCCATGTCCCGCACCGCGCACAACGACCGCATCACCCTCACCCTGGCCCTGAGCTACAGCGCCCGATGGGAGTTGGTGCGCATGGCCCGGCTGCTCGCGCAGGAGGTCCGGGAGGGGCGCCTGCGGGCGGAGGACATCGATGAGGCGGCCGTGGCGGCGCACCTCACCACGGCCGGCATGCCCGATCCCGAGCTGCTCATCCGCACCAGTGGGGAGCAGCGCGTCAGCAACTACCTGCTCTGGCAGATCGCCTATGCCGAGCTGTATTTCAGCAGCGTGCTGTGGCCCGATTTCCGCAAGGAGGACCTCTTCGAGGCGGTCCTGGACTACCAGTCCCGCGAACGCCGCTTCGGCCTCATCAGTGAACAGGTGAACCCCCGGTGA